From the genome of Azospira restricta, one region includes:
- a CDS encoding class I SAM-dependent methyltransferase — translation MALPTPDPDALAHSRRLTRHITDEIAAAGGWIDFARFMALALYAPGLGYYSGGARKFGAAGDFVTAPELTPAFAQTLAAQAAQVLAASAPHILEAGAGSGRLAADLLQELERRGALPETYAILELSGELRERQRETLAATVPHLVDRVRWLDRLPERFDGLVLANELLDALPVHLVRWTDDAILERGVAWDGDEFVWQERPAAGAVLTRAQTLAGEGVPGGGYLSEIGLAAAAWTASWADLLGRGALLLIDYGFPRREFYHPQRSEGTLMCHYRHHAHPDPFYLPGLQDITAHVDFTAIAEAGTEAGLDFLGYTTQAVFLFNCGLTEVLARTPADDPRRYLPQANAAQKLISPAEMGELFKVIALGRGIAEPLVGFASGDRSATL, via the coding sequence ATGGCCCTGCCCACCCCCGACCCCGACGCGCTCGCGCACAGCCGACGCCTGACGCGGCACATCACCGACGAGATCGCCGCCGCCGGCGGCTGGATCGATTTCGCCCGCTTCATGGCGCTGGCGCTCTACGCCCCGGGGCTGGGCTACTACTCGGGCGGCGCGCGCAAATTCGGCGCCGCCGGCGACTTCGTCACCGCGCCGGAGCTGACGCCGGCCTTCGCCCAGACGCTGGCGGCGCAGGCCGCGCAGGTGCTGGCGGCCAGTGCGCCGCACATTCTCGAAGCCGGCGCCGGCTCCGGCCGGCTCGCCGCCGACCTGCTGCAGGAACTGGAACGGCGCGGCGCGCTGCCGGAGACCTATGCCATCCTCGAACTCTCCGGCGAACTGCGCGAACGGCAGCGCGAGACGCTGGCGGCGACGGTGCCGCATCTGGTCGACCGCGTGCGCTGGCTCGACCGCCTGCCCGAACGCTTCGACGGGCTGGTGCTGGCCAACGAGCTGCTCGACGCGCTGCCGGTGCACCTCGTGCGCTGGACCGACGACGCGATCCTCGAGCGCGGCGTCGCCTGGGACGGCGACGAGTTCGTCTGGCAGGAGCGGCCGGCCGCCGGCGCCGTGCTGACGCGCGCGCAGACGCTCGCCGGCGAGGGCGTGCCGGGCGGCGGCTACCTGTCCGAGATCGGGCTGGCCGCCGCCGCGTGGACCGCGTCGTGGGCCGACCTCCTCGGCCGCGGCGCGCTGCTGCTGATCGACTACGGCTTCCCGCGCCGCGAGTTCTACCACCCGCAGCGCAGCGAAGGCACGCTGATGTGCCACTACCGCCACCACGCCCACCCCGACCCCTTCTACCTGCCGGGGCTGCAGGACATCACCGCGCACGTCGACTTCACCGCGATCGCCGAAGCCGGCACCGAGGCCGGGCTCGACTTCCTCGGCTACACGACGCAGGCCGTCTTCCTTTTCAACTGCGGGCTGACCGAGGTGCTGGCGCGGACCCCGGCCGACGATCCGCGGCGCTACCTGCCGCAGGCCAATGCCGCGCAGAAGCTGATCTCGCCGGCGGAGATGGGCGAGCTGTTCAAGGTCATCGCGCTCGGCCGCGGCATCGCCGAGCCGCTCGTCGGCTTCGCCAGCGGCGACCGCAGCGCGACGCTGTAG
- a CDS encoding type IV pili methyl-accepting chemotaxis transducer N-terminal domain-containing protein: MKTALAAALLACSLFTATVHGAPAPAGRPAVTQELVAAGELRLQSQRLAKLWLQAGLGINAGAASRQLADGVVRFERSLAALGHLARNEHTQKPLQRIGELWTEYRSVLLLPYGSDGLAAVNRLADELMLASGRLSLRVEAQADGGGGRLLDLSLRQNMLAQRLARLYLLAQAGDRSRGRLVDIEQARKEFATALDELAAARENTPASREALALARGQWLFFERALAEIGKPGSRADHVATTSERIREVLDEVSRQYAADLDTPQLATAAVAPRRN; the protein is encoded by the coding sequence ATGAAGACCGCACTCGCCGCCGCCCTGCTCGCCTGCTCGCTGTTCACCGCCACCGTTCACGGCGCGCCGGCGCCTGCCGGCCGTCCCGCCGTCACCCAGGAACTCGTTGCCGCCGGCGAACTGCGCCTGCAATCGCAGCGGCTGGCCAAGCTGTGGCTGCAGGCCGGCCTCGGCATCAACGCCGGCGCCGCCAGCCGCCAACTCGCCGACGGCGTCGTCCGCTTCGAACGCAGCCTCGCTGCGCTCGGCCATCTGGCCCGCAACGAGCACACGCAGAAACCGCTGCAACGCATCGGGGAATTGTGGACGGAGTACCGCAGCGTCCTGCTGCTGCCCTACGGCAGCGACGGGCTGGCGGCGGTGAACCGCCTCGCCGACGAGCTGATGCTGGCCAGCGGCCGCCTGTCGCTGCGCGTCGAGGCGCAGGCCGACGGCGGCGGCGGCCGCCTGCTCGACCTGTCGCTGCGCCAGAACATGCTGGCGCAGCGCCTCGCCCGCCTCTACCTGCTGGCGCAGGCCGGCGACCGCTCGCGCGGCCGTCTGGTGGACATCGAGCAGGCGCGCAAGGAGTTCGCCACCGCCCTCGACGAACTCGCGGCCGCCAGGGAGAACACGCCGGCCAGCCGCGAAGCGCTGGCGCTGGCGCGCGGGCAATGGCTGTTCTTCGAGCGCGCGCTGGCGGAGATCGGCAAGCCGGGCAGCCGCGCCGACCATGTCGCGACGACCAGCGAGCGCATCCGCGAGGTGCTCGACGAGGTCAGCCGGCAGTACGCGGCCGATCTCGATACGCCGCAGCTGGCGACGGCGGCAGTGGCGCCCCGCCGCAACTGA
- a CDS encoding serine/threonine-protein kinase: MAGLPQQLGKYEIRRELGRGAMGVVYEGWDAGIGRRVALKTVRRDQLESSEAGELLSRFKREAQAAGRLNHPGVVAVYDAGTAFIAMEFVEGRELKDIFDKNERLPLPDVVRLMCQLLDAIGHAHANGIVHRDIKPANVFLLADGRVKVGDFGIARLESSNLTQAGSVLGTPAYMSPEQFMGQTVDGRSDLFSAGVILYQFLTGEKPFTGQLTTIMHKVLKEDPVAPSELNVQVPPAFDAVVKKALAKRPDERFQDAEAFIAALRTVGARAAADSDATLVGSDGEATLAVSAEATLAARPQPAAAAPARPAAPAPAPVAAAGKRSPALALAIAGGLAAVGLGTGAWLLLGKSPAPAAPAVASSAAPVAPAAPAAVPAAATTNDMVITAVGYADASDPRFAADPGLLKTELREDARRRLVEKALSLYVQKQSLADHYELLRSKLLPRSGDFIAAVIQEDPPQTGKDGIASVTTRARVNVREVQKSLNQMSRDERVEFIRNNGDPKISVAITTRSEDGATARSPVAENLLKERIQSFGFRTWSDEGQKDADFAVSGEARFKKLSAKLAASGITVEKTVLTSWTVKAVDKASGEEIYFNTQIPEQMSWATEDQALRDIGKLVGDEFSKGFFLSHFRFVGQTVRLRLAGVGKETAAQLQREISGLLNVLDLKPAGDQLLDVQLAGSGNLADQVATTIVQPLNAKLGRRCFAATGNGGEVGLALDPGCADAATLARLDTLPPAALYDAPEARRKAIVKNPETLRKLAI; encoded by the coding sequence ATGGCAGGCCTACCGCAGCAGCTGGGCAAGTACGAGATCCGCAGGGAACTGGGGCGCGGCGCGATGGGCGTCGTCTACGAGGGCTGGGACGCCGGCATCGGCCGCCGCGTCGCGCTGAAGACGGTCCGCCGCGACCAGCTCGAAAGCAGCGAGGCCGGCGAACTGCTGTCGCGCTTCAAGCGCGAGGCGCAGGCCGCCGGCCGCCTCAACCACCCCGGCGTCGTTGCCGTCTACGACGCGGGCACCGCCTTCATCGCGATGGAGTTCGTCGAAGGCCGCGAGCTGAAGGACATCTTCGACAAGAACGAGCGCCTGCCGCTGCCGGACGTCGTGCGCCTGATGTGCCAGCTGCTCGACGCGATCGGCCACGCCCACGCAAACGGCATCGTGCACCGCGACATCAAGCCGGCCAACGTCTTCCTGCTCGCCGACGGCCGCGTCAAGGTCGGCGATTTCGGCATCGCCCGCCTCGAATCGTCGAACCTGACGCAGGCCGGTTCGGTGCTCGGCACGCCGGCCTACATGTCGCCGGAGCAGTTCATGGGGCAGACCGTCGACGGCCGCTCCGACCTGTTCTCCGCCGGCGTCATCCTGTACCAGTTCCTGACCGGCGAAAAACCGTTCACCGGCCAGCTGACGACGATCATGCACAAGGTGCTGAAGGAGGACCCGGTCGCCCCGTCCGAGCTGAACGTGCAGGTGCCGCCGGCCTTCGACGCGGTGGTGAAGAAGGCGCTGGCGAAGCGCCCGGACGAACGCTTCCAGGACGCCGAGGCCTTCATCGCCGCGCTGCGCACGGTCGGTGCCCGGGCCGCCGCCGACAGCGACGCGACCCTGGTCGGCAGCGACGGCGAAGCGACCCTGGCCGTCTCGGCCGAGGCTACGCTCGCCGCCCGGCCGCAACCGGCGGCTGCCGCCCCGGCCCGCCCGGCGGCGCCGGCCCCAGCCCCCGTCGCCGCTGCCGGAAAGCGCTCGCCGGCGCTCGCGCTGGCCATCGCCGGCGGCCTCGCCGCAGTCGGCCTCGGCACCGGTGCCTGGCTGCTGCTCGGCAAGTCCCCGGCACCAGCGGCGCCCGCCGTCGCCAGCAGCGCCGCGCCGGTGGCCCCCGCCGCGCCGGCCGCGGTGCCGGCCGCGGCGACGACCAACGACATGGTGATCACCGCCGTCGGCTACGCCGACGCCAGCGACCCGCGCTTCGCCGCCGACCCCGGCCTGCTCAAGACCGAGCTGCGCGAGGACGCGCGCCGCCGCCTGGTCGAGAAGGCGCTCTCGCTGTACGTGCAGAAGCAGTCGCTGGCCGACCACTACGAACTGCTGCGCAGCAAGTTGCTGCCGCGTAGCGGCGACTTCATCGCCGCGGTGATCCAGGAGGACCCGCCGCAGACCGGCAAGGACGGCATCGCCTCGGTGACCACGCGCGCCCGCGTGAACGTGCGCGAGGTGCAGAAGTCGCTGAACCAGATGTCGCGCGACGAGCGCGTCGAGTTCATCCGCAACAACGGCGACCCGAAGATCTCGGTGGCGATCACCACGCGCAGCGAGGACGGTGCCACGGCGCGGTCGCCGGTCGCCGAGAACCTGCTCAAGGAACGCATCCAGTCCTTCGGCTTCCGCACCTGGAGCGACGAGGGACAGAAGGACGCCGACTTCGCCGTCAGCGGCGAGGCCAGGTTCAAGAAGCTGTCGGCCAAGCTCGCCGCGTCCGGGATCACCGTCGAGAAGACGGTGCTCACGTCGTGGACGGTGAAAGCGGTGGACAAGGCGAGCGGCGAGGAAATCTACTTCAACACGCAGATTCCCGAGCAGATGAGCTGGGCGACCGAGGACCAGGCGCTGCGCGACATCGGCAAGCTGGTCGGCGACGAGTTCTCGAAGGGCTTCTTCCTGTCGCACTTCCGCTTCGTCGGGCAAACCGTCCGCCTGCGCCTCGCCGGCGTCGGCAAGGAGACGGCGGCGCAGCTGCAGCGCGAGATCAGCGGCCTGCTCAACGTGCTCGACCTGAAGCCCGCCGGCGACCAGCTGCTCGACGTGCAGCTGGCCGGCAGCGGCAACCTCGCCGACCAGGTGGCGACGACCATCGTGCAGCCGCTCAACGCCAAGCTCGGCCGCCGCTGCTTCGCCGCCACCGGCAACGGCGGCGAGGTCGGCCTCGCGCTCGACCCCGGCTGCGCCGACGCGGCGACGCTGGCGCGCCTCGACACGCTGCCGCCGGCGGCGCTCTACGACGCGCCGGAAGCACGGCGCAAGGCGATCGTGAAGAATCCGGAAACGCTGCGGAAGCTGGCGATCTGA
- a CDS encoding pteridine reductase, producing the protein MGEHAFPPLHGKAVLVTGAARRVGSAIARLLHRQGASVVLHYRAAAAEAEALVAEFNAARPRSALALQADLRDTAALPLLVADVLAGFGRLDGLVNNASSFFPTALGTIDEAAWDDLVGSNFKAPLFLSQAAASALREHGGAIVNITDVHAERPLRGYPLYSAAKGALLTLTRALAVELAPEVRVNAVAPGPILWPDDGQFDDAARVDIVRHTLLQRAGRPEDIAGAVAYLLAAPYVTGQVINVDGGRTAYL; encoded by the coding sequence ATGGGCGAGCACGCATTCCCTCCGCTGCACGGCAAGGCCGTGCTCGTCACCGGCGCCGCGCGCCGCGTCGGCAGCGCCATCGCCCGCCTGCTGCACCGGCAGGGCGCCAGCGTCGTGCTGCACTACCGGGCCGCCGCCGCCGAGGCCGAGGCGCTGGTCGCCGAATTCAACGCGGCGCGGCCGCGCTCGGCGCTGGCGCTGCAGGCCGACCTGCGCGACACGGCAGCGCTGCCGCTGCTGGTCGCCGACGTGCTGGCCGGCTTCGGCCGCCTCGACGGGCTGGTGAACAACGCCTCCAGCTTTTTTCCGACGGCGCTCGGCACGATCGACGAGGCGGCCTGGGACGACCTCGTCGGCAGCAACTTCAAGGCGCCGCTGTTCCTCTCGCAGGCGGCTGCATCGGCGCTACGCGAGCACGGCGGCGCGATCGTGAACATCACCGACGTGCACGCCGAGCGGCCGCTCAGGGGCTATCCGCTGTACAGCGCGGCGAAGGGCGCGCTGCTGACGCTGACGCGCGCGCTCGCCGTCGAGCTGGCGCCGGAGGTACGCGTCAACGCGGTGGCGCCGGGGCCGATCCTGTGGCCGGACGACGGCCAGTTCGACGACGCGGCGCGCGTCGACATCGTCCGCCACACGCTGCTGCAGCGGGCAGGCCGGCCCGAGGACATCGCCGGCGCGGTGGCCTACCTGCTCGCCGCCCCCTACGTCACGGGGCAAGTGATCAACGTCGATGGCGGTCGCACCGCCTATTTGTAG
- a CDS encoding YjfB family protein — MDLAAVASTVSALSAQQAGDAVGTLVLKKALDLQAQNAAQLLAALPQPAPYNNPPHLGGKVDLFA; from the coding sequence ATGGATCTAGCCGCCGTCGCCAGCACCGTTTCCGCACTGTCCGCCCAACAGGCCGGCGACGCCGTCGGCACGCTGGTGCTGAAGAAGGCGCTCGACCTCCAGGCGCAGAACGCCGCGCAGCTGCTCGCGGCGCTGCCGCAGCCGGCGCCGTACAACAACCCGCCGCACCTCGGCGGCAAGGTCGACCTGTTCGCCTAG
- a CDS encoding glutathione S-transferase family protein — translation MITLYTWATPNGRKVSIMLEECGIPYTVRPVDITRGEQFAAEFVAINPNAKIPAIVDDDGPLTVFESGAILVYLAEKCGRLLPTAGPARYAVLQWLMFQIGGVGPMFGQAHHFLRFAPAPVPYAIERYGKETRRLYGVLEARLGEAEYLAGDYSIADIATFPWVARHAWQQVELADFPQVGRWFETVGARPAVQRGMAVPA, via the coding sequence ATGATAACTCTCTACACGTGGGCCACCCCCAACGGTCGCAAGGTCTCGATCATGCTCGAGGAGTGCGGCATCCCCTACACGGTCCGGCCGGTCGATATCACCCGCGGCGAACAGTTCGCCGCCGAATTCGTCGCCATCAACCCGAACGCGAAGATTCCCGCGATCGTCGACGACGACGGGCCGCTGACTGTCTTCGAGTCCGGTGCGATCCTCGTCTATCTCGCCGAGAAATGCGGCCGCCTGCTGCCGACCGCCGGGCCGGCGCGCTACGCCGTGCTGCAGTGGCTGATGTTCCAGATCGGCGGCGTCGGGCCGATGTTCGGCCAGGCGCACCACTTCCTGCGCTTCGCGCCGGCGCCGGTGCCCTACGCGATCGAACGCTACGGGAAGGAGACGCGGCGGCTCTACGGCGTGCTCGAGGCGCGGCTGGGCGAAGCCGAATACCTCGCCGGCGACTATTCGATTGCCGACATCGCGACCTTCCCGTGGGTCGCGCGGCACGCCTGGCAGCAGGTCGAGCTCGCCGATTTTCCGCAGGTCGGCCGCTGGTTCGAGACCGTCGGTGCGCGGCCGGCGGTGCAGCGCGGCATGGCGGTGCCGGCATGA
- a CDS encoding alpha/beta hydrolase — MIARRVGSLEVLSCEPPQRRRAAPLLFVHGAFAGAWVWDEHFLPWFAAQGFSAHALSLRGHGGSDGHGRIDWCSIHDYVEDVAAVAADLDAAPVLIGHSMGGFVVQKYLEHHSAPAAVLMCSVPPQGLVAAQFSLLFEKPGLMIEINRLLGGGNVALGVLREALFAQEVSDDTLARYYRLMQPESQRAIWDMSMFGLPNLPAMRRPPLLVLGAEKDVLIPPFLVQSTARTYGVPDRIFRGLGHGVMLERDWQHVAETIRDWLQEVAG, encoded by the coding sequence ATGATCGCCCGCCGCGTCGGTAGCCTCGAAGTCCTCTCCTGCGAACCGCCGCAGCGCCGCCGCGCGGCGCCGCTGCTGTTCGTGCACGGCGCCTTCGCCGGCGCCTGGGTGTGGGACGAGCACTTCCTGCCCTGGTTCGCGGCGCAGGGTTTTTCCGCGCACGCGCTGTCCTTGCGCGGCCACGGCGGCAGCGACGGGCACGGGCGCATCGACTGGTGCAGCATCCACGACTACGTCGAGGACGTCGCGGCGGTTGCCGCCGACCTCGACGCGGCGCCGGTGCTGATCGGCCACTCGATGGGCGGCTTCGTCGTGCAGAAGTATCTCGAGCACCACTCGGCACCGGCGGCGGTGCTGATGTGCTCGGTGCCGCCGCAGGGCCTGGTTGCCGCGCAGTTCTCGCTGCTCTTCGAAAAACCCGGGTTGATGATCGAGATCAACCGCCTGCTCGGCGGCGGCAACGTCGCGCTCGGCGTGCTGCGCGAGGCGCTGTTCGCGCAGGAAGTGAGCGACGACACGCTCGCCCGCTACTACCGGCTGATGCAGCCGGAATCGCAGCGCGCGATCTGGGACATGTCGATGTTCGGGCTGCCCAACCTGCCGGCGATGCGCCGGCCGCCGTTGCTGGTGCTCGGCGCCGAGAAGGACGTGCTGATCCCGCCTTTCCTGGTGCAGTCGACGGCGCGCACCTACGGCGTGCCGGACCGGATTTTCCGCGGCCTCGGCCACGGCGTGATGCTGGAACGGGACTGGCAGCACGTCGCGGAAACGATCCGCGACTGGCTGCAGGAGGTCGCCGGCTAG
- a CDS encoding adenylate/guanylate cyclase domain-containing protein encodes MSGKERELSILFADVSGSTRLYEKLGDTEALHAVDRCIKRMERSVEGFRGRIVKTIGDEVMAVFESAEDAFHAASDMQQRVTDLPPVSGVKLAIRLGFQHGPVIEEKGDYFGDTVNTAARLAGLAKAGQALTSGETVARLPELLQLSTRDLEQMSVKGKVEGLHVFEVLWHDGDELTTLAPSLRDSAKGGGPRLCLRYAGQVIVLDDKNASLSLGRDAGCELVIRDRRASRNHGKIERRGEKFVLTDVSTNGTYVTFAGEPEFFLRREELVLRGSGRISFAASAASDGADIAEFEHL; translated from the coding sequence ATGAGTGGCAAGGAGCGGGAGCTTTCTATCCTGTTCGCGGACGTTTCCGGCAGTACGCGTCTGTACGAGAAACTGGGCGACACCGAGGCGTTGCATGCCGTCGACCGCTGCATCAAGCGCATGGAGCGCTCGGTCGAAGGCTTCCGCGGCCGCATCGTGAAGACGATCGGTGACGAGGTGATGGCGGTGTTCGAATCGGCCGAGGACGCCTTCCACGCTGCCAGCGACATGCAGCAGCGGGTCACCGACCTGCCGCCGGTGTCCGGCGTCAAGCTGGCGATCCGGCTCGGCTTCCAGCACGGTCCGGTGATCGAGGAGAAGGGCGACTACTTCGGCGACACCGTGAACACCGCCGCCCGCCTCGCCGGGCTGGCCAAGGCCGGCCAGGCGCTGACCAGCGGCGAGACGGTGGCGCGCCTGCCCGAGCTGCTGCAGCTGTCGACGCGCGACCTCGAGCAGATGTCGGTGAAGGGCAAGGTGGAGGGCCTGCACGTGTTCGAGGTGTTGTGGCACGACGGCGACGAGCTGACGACGCTGGCGCCATCGCTCCGCGACAGCGCCAAGGGTGGCGGCCCGCGCCTGTGCCTGCGCTATGCCGGCCAGGTGATCGTTCTCGACGACAAGAACGCCAGCCTCTCGCTCGGCCGCGATGCCGGCTGCGAGCTGGTCATCCGCGACCGGCGCGCGTCGCGCAACCACGGCAAGATCGAGCGGCGCGGCGAGAAGTTCGTGCTGACCGACGTGTCGACCAACGGCACCTATGTCACCTTTGCCGGCGAGCCGGAGTTCTTCCTGCGCCGCGAGGAATTGGTGCTGCGCGGCAGTGGCCGGATTTCCTTCGCCGCGTCGGCGGCCAGCGACGGCGCCGACATCGCCGAGTTCGAGCACCTCTGA
- the ttcA gene encoding tRNA 2-thiocytidine(32) synthetase TtcA, protein MAVAPPICRSGTVETSNNLQKLFKRLTGNVGKAIADYRMIEDGDTVLVCVSGGKDSYTLLSILMALQERAPVKFRLVAMNLDQKQPGFPEEVLPGYFRKIGVDFRIVEADTYSVVKEKIPEGKTTCSLCSRLRRGIIYRTAKELGANKIALGHHRDDMVHTLFLNLFFGGKMKAMPPKLVTDDGAHVVIRPLAYCAEADIARFARGMEFPIIPCNLCGSQENMQRKKIREMMADWDRRYPGRTEAVFTALQNVVPSHLADNNLFDFRGLKLGDAVDEGDTAFDGPQFGVELSLPEPFPIPVAMSESAG, encoded by the coding sequence ATGGCGGTCGCACCGCCTATTTGTAGAAGTGGAACCGTGGAAACGTCGAACAACCTGCAGAAACTCTTCAAGCGCCTGACCGGCAATGTCGGCAAGGCGATCGCCGACTACCGGATGATCGAGGACGGCGACACCGTGCTCGTCTGCGTCTCCGGCGGCAAGGACTCGTACACGCTGCTCTCGATCCTGATGGCGCTGCAGGAGCGGGCGCCGGTGAAGTTCAGGCTGGTCGCGATGAACCTCGACCAGAAACAGCCGGGCTTTCCCGAGGAGGTGCTGCCGGGGTATTTCCGGAAGATCGGCGTCGACTTCCGCATCGTCGAGGCCGATACCTACTCGGTGGTCAAGGAGAAGATCCCCGAGGGCAAGACCACCTGCTCGCTGTGCTCGCGGCTGCGCCGCGGCATCATCTACCGCACGGCGAAGGAGCTCGGCGCCAACAAGATCGCGCTCGGTCACCACCGCGACGACATGGTGCACACGCTGTTCCTGAATCTCTTCTTCGGCGGCAAGATGAAGGCGATGCCGCCGAAGCTGGTCACCGACGACGGCGCGCACGTCGTCATCCGTCCGCTCGCCTACTGCGCCGAGGCCGACATCGCCCGCTTCGCGCGTGGCATGGAGTTTCCGATCATCCCGTGCAACCTGTGCGGTTCGCAGGAGAACATGCAAAGGAAGAAAATCCGCGAGATGATGGCCGACTGGGACCGCCGCTACCCGGGGCGCACCGAGGCGGTGTTCACCGCGCTGCAGAACGTCGTCCCGTCGCATCTGGCTGACAACAATCTGTTCGACTTCCGCGGGCTGAAGCTCGGCGACGCGGTGGACGAGGGCGACACCGCCTTCGACGGCCCGCAGTTCGGCGTCGAGCTGAGCTTGCCGGAGCCGTTTCCGATTCCGGTGGCAATGTCCGAAAGCGCCGGCTAG
- a CDS encoding ShlB/FhaC/HecB family hemolysin secretion/activation protein translates to MIPALRKNFCRGIAAALLVATGTATAEELFEIRRIEVGGNTLLADDAVRRLTAPFVGPDKGFRDIQMALEALEGAYRAAGYTAVQVITPEQELTGGTLRLEVRETPVATVTVAGNRHFSEANIRATLPSLQEGKTPNARLLSENIQLANENPAKQLDVVLALSEKHPGQLDATVNVEDERPFRGFVNADNTGTRLTGRHRLGVGLRHSNLWDRDHTATFAYTGSPDKPDGTKVDIYSLGYRFPLYGIGDSIDLFYAKSNIDTPAAAFTLGAFENLTGKGELYGIRWNHYFQRRGEWSTKLIVGWDVRAIATTCTGPSGEKDYLKGLSAGCTPYTTRPLSATYAGTWQRPGVAGDFSAGLAYNLATGQHHEYSTVDGKTGNDRYSLVAGNRNTRDDFTVLRLGGSVSQLLPANWMARVAGSLQSSFRYPLPPAEQIGLSGAQTVRGFHERTVAADSGYVVNVELYAPDVAPLLTLPGNLRPLLFVDAARGYSYGMPTRDAGRTGTEPAGIMSAGLGLRYSYKKDVQVRFDVASVVDAGPAEDLSDASKTRNGDWLGHFNIVVGF, encoded by the coding sequence ATGATCCCGGCACTGCGCAAGAATTTCTGCCGCGGCATCGCCGCCGCATTGCTCGTCGCCACCGGCACGGCGACGGCCGAAGAGCTGTTCGAGATCCGGCGGATCGAGGTCGGCGGCAACACGCTGCTCGCCGACGACGCCGTGCGCCGGCTGACCGCCCCCTTCGTCGGCCCGGACAAAGGCTTTCGCGACATCCAGATGGCGCTGGAGGCGCTCGAAGGCGCCTATCGCGCCGCCGGCTACACCGCGGTGCAGGTGATCACGCCGGAGCAGGAACTGACCGGCGGCACGCTGCGCCTCGAGGTCCGCGAAACGCCGGTGGCCACCGTCACCGTCGCCGGCAACCGGCATTTCAGCGAAGCCAACATCCGCGCCACGCTGCCCTCTCTGCAGGAGGGAAAGACGCCGAACGCGCGCCTGCTCTCGGAGAACATCCAGCTCGCCAACGAGAACCCGGCGAAGCAGCTCGACGTCGTGCTGGCGCTCTCGGAAAAGCATCCGGGCCAGCTCGACGCGACCGTCAATGTCGAGGACGAGCGCCCGTTCCGCGGCTTCGTCAACGCCGACAACACCGGCACCCGCCTCACCGGCCGCCACCGCCTCGGCGTCGGCCTGCGCCACTCGAACCTGTGGGACCGCGACCACACCGCGACCTTCGCCTACACCGGCTCGCCCGACAAGCCGGACGGCACCAAGGTCGACATCTACAGCCTCGGCTACCGTTTCCCGCTCTACGGCATCGGCGACAGCATCGACCTCTTCTACGCCAAGTCGAACATCGACACGCCGGCCGCCGCCTTCACGCTGGGCGCCTTCGAGAACCTGACCGGCAAGGGCGAGCTCTACGGCATCCGCTGGAACCACTATTTCCAGCGCCGCGGCGAGTGGTCGACCAAGCTGATCGTCGGCTGGGACGTCCGGGCGATCGCCACCACCTGCACCGGCCCCAGCGGCGAGAAGGACTACCTGAAGGGGCTCTCCGCCGGCTGCACGCCGTACACGACGCGGCCGCTCAGCGCCACCTACGCCGGCACCTGGCAGCGCCCGGGCGTCGCCGGCGACTTCAGCGCCGGCCTCGCCTACAACCTCGCCACCGGCCAGCACCACGAATACAGCACCGTCGACGGCAAGACCGGCAACGACCGCTACTCGCTGGTCGCCGGCAACCGCAACACGCGCGACGACTTCACCGTGCTCCGCCTCGGCGGCAGCGTTTCGCAGCTGCTGCCGGCGAACTGGATGGCACGCGTCGCCGGCTCGCTGCAGTCGAGCTTCCGCTATCCGCTGCCGCCGGCGGAGCAGATCGGCCTCTCCGGCGCGCAGACCGTGCGCGGCTTCCACGAGCGCACCGTCGCCGCCGACTCCGGCTACGTCGTGAACGTCGAGCTCTACGCGCCCGACGTGGCGCCGCTCTTGACGCTGCCCGGCAACCTGCGGCCGCTGCTCTTCGTCGACGCCGCGCGCGGCTACAGCTACGGCATGCCGACGCGCGACGCCGGCCGTACCGGCACCGAGCCGGCCGGCATCATGAGCGCCGGCCTCGGCCTGCGCTACAGCTACAAAAAGGACGTGCAGGTCCGCTTCGACGTCGCCAGCGTCGTCGACGCCGGCCCGGCGGAAGACCTGAGCGATGCCTCGAAGACCCGCAACGGCGACTGGCTGGGGCATTTCAACATCGTCGTCGGCTTCTGA